The genomic DNA CCAACCCACTTTCGGCAACCCCTAGTGAGAAAGCGAAAGAGAATAACAATAGTGTGGTGAGTGTTGAGTGTTGACAAAAGATTAACGAAATTATCATTTCATATTTAAACATTAATCTGTCTCACTAAATAAGACACACTGCTTACTTAtaatctctctctatatatatgtggCTGATGGCACCATATACATGATCCTACGTACCAAATGACCCTTTAGCTCTTAGCTCAAAACTTCttcatctttttaaaataatttgctACCACAACACGTGTGAAGAAACCTTTCTTCTCTTGCTTCTCACTATATACTAAACAATAATTCAATGGCTACTACCGGCTTAGCTAGCCGAAAAAAGGATCCGGTATACCGAGGAATCCGATGCCGGAGCGGGAAATGGGTCTGCGAGATCCGTGAGCCGAAGAAGACAACTCGAATCTGGCTCGGAACATACCCCACGGCAGAGATGGCAGCCGCTGCTTACGACGTGGCTGCTATTGCTCTTAAAGGTAGAGATGCCGTCTTGAACTTCCCAGGATCTGCCCGGTCATACCCGGTTCCCTTGTCATCATCCGCAGCGGATATTCGAAGCGCTGCGGCCGCGGCTGCCTCCATTAAGGGGTgtgagagagaggaggagaaggaCAAGACACAAAAGAATAGTAGTAGTTTCTCAACGTCAAGAACAAGTGATCATTTCCACGTACATGATCATGACATGATGGCGTCTTCCTCGACATGGTGTGGGACAGAGTTCATGGACGAAGAAGAATTCTTGAATATGCCTAATTTGCTGGCTGATATGGCGGAAGGGATGATGGTTGAGCCGCCGTCATGGATAGGTTCTCGTCCAGCGAATGATTCGCCGGAGAATTCAAATGATGAGGACTTGTGGGGCTACTGATAAGTGATAAGTGATCGGTTGTTTTGTGTAATCCATGTATATGTAATCACCAgtcttgttcttgattttttttgtattaagtACTAGTATGTCACTTATgtgaaatatatttatcaaatcatatgtttaattaaatgtGTTCTTGTGGAAGTAGGGTTTCGGTTTTCTTGGATGTTTGTTGGCTTAATTAGCTTTATGGTAGTGCTCTTTTTTTATACTTACTTCAGCTTCTTAGTTTAATTTTGTTCATTAGGATGAGTTTATGAATAATATCAGCCACTCATTGTACATGCTTCTTGTTAAACCACAAAACTCCTAATACTACGTTGTTATATATCTCTTAAGGTGAAACATACAAACGGGTGttaataattaacatattaGTTTATTCCCAAACTTAACGCCGCATTTTATTAGAACCAGATCTAAGAATTCGAGAACTAAACATTTCTTGAAAAACTTTagtaacagtttttttttttcaaaatttgggAGCTGAtacatatgtaaaaaaattcTGATATTTTTGGAGTTTAAAACCAATGTGTCACTTGCTTATATCCCGATCCAAACGTGTTGAGTTATATATGATCTTTGTTGGTTTGTATCGACTCTTCTTCAAACTCGATGAGATGCCTAACTAGTTATTTTGACTTATTATTTCATAATCATTGTTTTCTACACACCCAacatatatctatctatttccTCGCTACAAAATCAATCTAGCGATCAAAATTCCACTTAACTCATCATGTAGTGATATATTTTCCATATCATCACATGTATGGCATGTATCAATTGTTTGATTGATGTTTGTTTCTACTTTCCACATATTAATTTGTCTAGTGTTCCTTTTGAAAAGTTTTGATGTGTcgaatttccttttttagatATGTCTTTGTTGTAAAGATTGTGCCATATATGTATAAACATGATAATGTATTCTTACTTGGACCTTGTTTGTCGTTTTCTTTCTTAGTCATTTTTGTCGTTTCTTTCGTAGTTTCCTCTTGTGAAAAAGTTATGTTTCATCTCTGTATAAGTTCGTAACACTTTCTTGCTAAAGagagataaatatttttggCACTTGAGTTAATTTAAATCAGTATCTATATATTgtagtaactttttttttgaaaactcatATTGTAGTAACTTACTCCATTCGTTTCAAATTTTGTACCATTTTAACAGTTTACACAGAACTTAAGAAAATTgtctgaaaattttattatatttatagaaaaatcaATTCTTGTAATTATGTtctattaaaatgtatttaacGTTAAATTTTGTATTTCTGTCAAAATATACGTTTAACAATTGAAAACAGTATTTGTTATATATTGcataagataaataaaacaaCAGATGTGAAATAGAGTAATTTGAACATATCTAATCACAATCACAAGCTTCTATAGATGATAtacattaaatattaaatctGATTTAACAACATGAATTACTACTGATTACTGAAATGCTGGTTAATAATCTAACGCCAAAAAGTTGGTCCGAAATAGTTTTAACACAAAAGGaaaattatcaatatatataagagttattcttgggttcacctcctagggtgaacctttaggttcatcaaccaatagaaacttaTTATCTTAGACtgagtatcttttaaaaaaggaaataaaataattgtcaaattgcattatgtttttaaaataaatgtaaaataagtaaaaatagtaattaacaaaaaacgaatttttgaaaaataattttaaattcgccagcaaaaaactataccctaaaccctaatcctaacccCTAAACCTTTGGTTAACCcaacccctaaacccttggataaatcataaactctaattcataaatatgaaactctaaatcataaaaacactgtattttttaattctaaatctcaaacctttagataaattctaaaccttaagatttatatatagttttttaaaatacatttatacaattactattacttttatttatttttatttttttattttaaaacataatataactgacaattatttttgagaaattcttgggttcacccctagagtgaacctttaggttcacccaaccaatagaatttcgttatttcatattcagtatcttttaaaaaaggaaacaaaatattgtcaagttttattatatttttaaaataaaaataaaaataaataaaaaataataataattacaaacaaaaacacgtttaaaaattatatttttaataccgtcaaccaacactaaaccctaaatcctaaatcttaaacccttgggtaaaccctaaacccttggtaaatccaaaacacttggataaattctaaatcctagagtttatgatttatccaaggatttatggtttatccaagggtttagggtttagtatttagggtttagggtttagtatttagggtttagtgttttgccgATTgtgttaaaagtatatttttaaaaaaatcaaaagatttaggatttatccaagggtttaccatgggtttagggtttatgatttagggtttagggtttaatattttgttgacggtattttaaatataaatttttttttttgctactattattattttctatttattttttattttaaaaacataataaaacttgataatattttgttttcttttttaatagatactgaatatgaaataacgaaattctattggttgggtgaacctaaatgttcactctaggggtgaacccaagtatttctcattatttttgtttcttttttcaaaagatactcaatctaaaataactaattcctattggttggtaaACCTAAATATTCACACTATGGGGTAAATCCAAGAAAAAGTCTATGTATAATCTTACCTGAAACGGACAAAGTTATTAATTAGAGAGGTGACCATGTGCTTTTTCTTTAATCATATCCGTCACTAAGTAGTACAGAGCTTTAGCTTTTCacaactttttaatattatattttaaaatcacataatGAATTAACTTAATGGGTTTCTGACTTTCTTGTTTTTACATATGGTGTAACTAAAGGTATGGGTCGGTCCAAATATGTGTGCCTTTTGTTTTAAAGGATGATTTATAGAGAGAAGATttgtattgtttatatatttagaagAAGAATTAAGAATTAATTACTAACATTTACTTGGCTGATCTCTTCCAAGTTCCACCAAATCTTTAACCTCTATATATATTCCCATTTTTCTCTTTTGATCAGTTGTCGGTGTGTACAACTATAGTAGCCATCTTTTAAATAGATATTGTCGTTGAAGACGATgctaatttgattttatttcaaaattataaacactcataacaaaatttaattgttGCTAAAGTGTCACTTTTATAACTGCTGTATTGCTTTTGTTTTGCGACAAAAATCCATTGTACCAGTTCCAGAATTCATGAGGTGCTCCCGTGCTCTTTCAAGCATATTTTCTTGACTAACAATCATCAGTAATAAATGCCTCTATGCTGCCAGAACTATCGTAGGACTTATTCAACTACTTTCAACATCTTGAAAATCATTTTATCGTAGCTATGATTTGAGTTCAAGTTTTTCATACAAAAACGTAATTTTCAAGTTCATCTATCCGAAAAGAAGCAATTCACAGATTTTGGT from Raphanus sativus cultivar WK10039 unplaced genomic scaffold, ASM80110v3 Scaffold1747, whole genome shotgun sequence includes the following:
- the LOC108835148 gene encoding ethylene-responsive transcription factor ERF027-like; the protein is MATTGLASRKKDPVYRGIRCRSGKWVCEIREPKKTTRIWLGTYPTAEMAAAAYDVAAIALKGRDAVLNFPGSARSYPVPLSSSAADIRSAAAAAASIKGCEREEEKDKTQKNSSSFSTSRTSDHFHVHDHDMMASSSTWCGTEFMDEEEFLNMPNLLADMAEGMMVEPPSWIGSRPANDSPENSNDEDLWGY